A single region of the Pseudomonas mandelii genome encodes:
- the rodA gene encoding rod shape-determining protein RodA, with protein sequence MRRRATLLQRMHIDGPLLILLLTLAAGSLFVLYSASGKSWDLLAKQATSFGIGLVSMIVIAQFEPRFMARWVPVGYVIGVLLLVVVDVMGHNAMGATRWINIPGVIRFQPSEFMKILMPATIAWYLSKRTLPPQLKHVGVSLFLIGLPFILIVRQPDLGTSLLILAGGAFVLFMGGLRWRWILSVIAAAVPVSVAMWYFVMHDYQKQRVLTFLDPESDPLGTGWNIIQSKAAIGSGGVFGKGWLLGTQSHLDFLPESHTDFIIAVMGEEFGLVGICALLLIYLLLIGRGLVITAQAQTLFGKLLAGSLTMTFFVYVFVNIGMVSGLLPVVGVPLPFISYGGTSLVTLLSAFGVLMSIHTHRKWIAQV encoded by the coding sequence ATGCGTCGCCGTGCGACGCTGTTGCAACGCATGCACATCGACGGCCCGTTGCTGATCCTGTTGCTGACCCTCGCCGCCGGCAGTCTGTTCGTGCTGTATTCGGCCAGTGGCAAGAGCTGGGACCTGCTGGCCAAGCAAGCCACTTCGTTCGGCATCGGCCTGGTGTCGATGATCGTCATCGCCCAGTTCGAGCCGCGATTCATGGCGCGTTGGGTGCCGGTCGGTTACGTGATCGGTGTGTTGTTGCTGGTGGTGGTGGACGTCATGGGCCACAACGCCATGGGCGCCACGCGCTGGATCAACATCCCGGGGGTGATCCGTTTCCAGCCTTCGGAGTTCATGAAGATCCTGATGCCGGCGACCATCGCCTGGTACTTGTCCAAGCGTACGTTGCCGCCGCAGCTCAAGCATGTGGGGGTCAGTCTGTTCCTGATCGGCTTGCCCTTCATCCTGATCGTGCGTCAGCCGGACCTCGGCACTTCGCTGCTGATTCTCGCCGGTGGCGCCTTCGTCTTGTTCATGGGCGGGTTGCGCTGGCGCTGGATTCTCAGCGTGATTGCTGCCGCCGTGCCGGTGTCTGTGGCCATGTGGTACTTCGTGATGCACGACTACCAGAAGCAGCGCGTCCTGACATTCCTTGATCCCGAGAGCGATCCGCTCGGCACCGGCTGGAACATCATTCAGTCGAAAGCCGCCATCGGTTCCGGCGGCGTGTTCGGCAAAGGCTGGCTGCTCGGCACTCAGTCGCACTTGGACTTCCTGCCGGAAAGCCACACCGACTTCATTATTGCAGTGATGGGCGAAGAATTCGGCCTGGTGGGCATCTGCGCACTGCTGTTGATTTACCTGTTGTTGATCGGTCGTGGGCTGGTGATAACCGCCCAGGCCCAGACATTGTTCGGCAAATTGCTCGCGGGCAGCCTGACCATGACGTTTTTTGTTTACGTTTTCGTCAACATCGGTATGGTCAGTGGCCTGTTGCCGGTCGTGGGGGTGCCGTTGCCGTTCATTAGCTACGGAGGAACTTCGCTGGTGACGCTGCTGTCAGCGTTTGGGGTTTTGATGTCGATCCATACCCATCGTAAGTGGATCGCACAGGTTTGA
- the mltB gene encoding lytic murein transglycosylase B, whose product MQVMRGWATRYAPWVGLVSILGTTQDALAGDYEGSPQVAEFVGEMTRDYGFAGEQLMGVFREAERKQSILDAISKPAERVKQWNEYRPMFITDARIARGVDFWRQHEAVLARAEQEYGVPAQVIVSIIGVETFFGRNTGNFRVIDALSTLGFDYPPRAEFFRKELREFLLLAREEQVDPLTLKGSYAGAMGLPQFMPSSFRAYAVDFDGDGHINIWTNPDDAIGSVASYFKRHGWVAGEPVVSRADVRGEQVDEGLTTGIEPTKTVGELRALGWSSHDALRDDMPVTAFRLEGDNGPEYWMGLKNFYAITRYNRSVMYAMAVHQLSEQLVQARGVK is encoded by the coding sequence ATGCAAGTAATGCGCGGCTGGGCGACTCGATACGCGCCATGGGTCGGCCTGGTAAGCATCCTTGGCACAACGCAGGACGCGTTGGCCGGCGATTACGAAGGTTCACCCCAGGTGGCCGAATTCGTCGGTGAAATGACCCGCGACTACGGTTTTGCCGGTGAACAGCTGATGGGCGTGTTTCGCGAAGCCGAGCGCAAGCAGTCGATTCTGGACGCGATCTCGAAACCCGCCGAGCGGGTCAAGCAGTGGAACGAATATCGCCCGATGTTCATCACCGACGCGCGCATCGCCCGTGGTGTGGACTTCTGGCGTCAGCACGAAGCGGTACTGGCCCGTGCCGAGCAGGAATATGGCGTGCCGGCTCAGGTTATCGTCTCGATCATCGGGGTTGAGACCTTTTTCGGCCGCAATACCGGCAATTTCCGGGTAATCGACGCTTTGTCGACCCTGGGTTTCGACTATCCTCCCCGTGCCGAATTCTTCCGCAAGGAGTTGCGTGAGTTCCTGTTGCTGGCCCGTGAGGAGCAGGTCGATCCGCTGACTCTCAAAGGCTCTTACGCAGGCGCCATGGGTTTGCCGCAGTTCATGCCGAGCAGCTTTCGCGCCTATGCGGTGGACTTCGACGGTGACGGCCACATTAATATCTGGACCAACCCGGACGATGCCATCGGCAGCGTCGCCAGTTATTTCAAGCGTCACGGCTGGGTCGCCGGCGAGCCGGTGGTCAGTCGCGCCGATGTGCGTGGCGAGCAAGTGGATGAAGGTTTGACGACAGGCATCGAGCCGACTAAAACGGTCGGGGAGTTGCGAGCCTTGGGCTGGTCGAGTCATGATGCGCTGCGCGATGATATGCCGGTCACGGCTTTCCGCCTGGAAGGTGACAATGGCCCGGAGTACTGGATGGGCCTGAAGAATTTTTACGCAATCACGCGATATAACCGCAGCGTGATGTACGCCATGGCGGTACATCAACTGTCTGAACAGCTGGTCCAAGCACGGGGCGTCAAGTAA
- a CDS encoding septal ring lytic transglycosylase RlpA family protein, which yields MRALPMNKPLKLMAFAALAVLVASCSTSRAPTQKTSTAVRATPGLDINRAHKDGAPWWDVDVSRIPDATPTLHSGPYKANPYTVLGKTYFPLQESKTYVASGTASWYGTKFHGQNTANGEVYDLYGMSAAHKTLPLPSYVRVTNLDNHKSVILRVNDRGPFYSDRIIDLSYAAAKKLGYAETGTARVKVEGIDPQQWWAQKGRPAPLMLNEPQVAQNAAPTITASAGTVEQWTPPPQQHAAAVVPVQIDAKKNASVPASGQYLQVGAFANPDAAELLRSKLSGMVSAPVFISSIVRNQQTLHRVRLGPIGSPGEIQQVQNSVRLANLGSPSVVTAE from the coding sequence ATGCGGGCATTGCCTATGAATAAACCCCTGAAGCTGATGGCATTCGCCGCGTTGGCGGTGCTGGTCGCCAGTTGTTCGACCAGCCGCGCGCCGACGCAAAAGACTTCAACGGCCGTGCGCGCAACGCCTGGCCTGGACATCAACCGTGCGCACAAAGACGGCGCGCCATGGTGGGACGTCGACGTATCGCGCATCCCGGATGCCACGCCGACCCTGCACTCCGGTCCTTACAAAGCCAATCCTTACACCGTGCTGGGCAAGACTTACTTTCCGCTGCAAGAATCCAAGACCTACGTCGCCTCGGGCACGGCATCCTGGTACGGCACCAAATTCCACGGTCAGAACACCGCCAATGGCGAGGTGTACGACCTGTACGGCATGAGTGCCGCCCACAAGACATTGCCACTGCCGAGTTACGTCCGGGTGACCAACCTGGACAACCACAAGAGCGTGATCCTGCGGGTCAACGACCGCGGGCCGTTCTACTCGGACCGCATCATCGACTTGTCCTACGCCGCCGCGAAAAAACTCGGTTACGCCGAAACCGGCACCGCACGGGTGAAGGTCGAGGGTATCGATCCGCAACAGTGGTGGGCACAAAAGGGCCGTCCGGCGCCTTTGATGCTCAACGAACCGCAGGTAGCGCAAAATGCCGCGCCGACGATTACCGCTTCGGCGGGCACCGTCGAGCAATGGACGCCACCGCCGCAGCAACACGCGGCAGCCGTGGTGCCCGTGCAGATTGATGCAAAAAAAAACGCTTCTGTACCAGCCTCTGGCCAGTATCTGCAGGTGGGCGCGTTCGCCAACCCGGACGCTGCAGAACTCCTGAGATCGAAGCTCAGCGGGATGGTGAGCGCTCCGGTGTTCATCAGCTCGATCGTGCGTAATCAACAGACGCTGCATCGGGTGCGCCTGGGGCCGATCGGTTCGCCGGGTGAAATCCAGCAAGTGCAGAACAGTGTGCGCCTGGCCAATCTCGGTTCGCCGAGCGTGGTCACCGCCGAATAA
- a CDS encoding D-alanyl-D-alanine carboxypeptidase family protein, producing MNITTFAKRLCLLVPLLLSPAAFAVEMMPSPPQLAAKSYVLMDASSGNVLVENNGDQRLPPASLTKLMTAYIATLEIRRGQIGENDPVTVSENAWRTGGSRMFIKVGSQVTVSDLLHGIIIQSGNDASVALAEHIAGSEDAFADMMNKTVADLGMTNSHFMNPTGLPNPEHYSSAHDMAVLARAIIHEDPAHYAIYSQKEFFWNGIKQPNRNLLLWRDKTVDGLKTGHTDEAGYCMVSSAVRDGMRLIAVVFGTNSEVARASETQKLLTYGFRFFETQTFYQKGAELAQAPVWKGSTNQVKAGLAEDLTMTLPKGQLKKLAASMTMNPQLVAPIAKGDVIGKVEVKLDDKVVHSADLIALDAVEEGGIFRRMWDSIRLFFYGLFN from the coding sequence ATGAACATCACCACCTTTGCCAAACGCCTGTGTCTGCTAGTCCCGCTGCTCCTCTCGCCTGCCGCGTTCGCGGTCGAGATGATGCCGTCGCCACCACAACTGGCCGCTAAATCCTACGTACTCATGGATGCCAGCAGCGGCAACGTGCTGGTCGAGAACAACGGTGACCAGCGTCTGCCACCGGCCAGCCTGACCAAGCTGATGACCGCGTACATCGCGACCCTGGAAATCCGTCGTGGCCAGATCGGTGAAAACGATCCGGTGACCGTCAGCGAAAACGCCTGGCGTACCGGCGGTTCGCGGATGTTCATCAAGGTGGGTTCGCAAGTCACTGTCAGCGACCTGCTGCACGGCATCATCATCCAGTCGGGTAACGACGCCAGTGTTGCGCTCGCCGAGCACATCGCCGGCAGCGAAGACGCATTCGCCGACATGATGAACAAAACCGTGGCCGATCTGGGCATGACCAACAGCCACTTCATGAACCCGACCGGTCTGCCGAACCCTGAGCACTACTCGTCGGCTCACGACATGGCGGTGCTGGCTCGCGCGATCATCCACGAAGACCCGGCTCACTATGCGATCTACTCGCAGAAAGAGTTCTTCTGGAACGGCATCAAGCAGCCTAACCGCAACCTGCTGCTGTGGCGTGACAAGACTGTCGACGGTCTGAAAACCGGTCACACCGACGAAGCCGGCTACTGCATGGTGTCTTCGGCTGTACGTGATGGCATGCGCCTGATCGCCGTGGTGTTCGGCACCAACAGCGAAGTGGCCCGTGCTTCTGAAACCCAGAAGCTGCTGACCTACGGTTTCCGCTTCTTCGAAACCCAGACCTTCTATCAGAAAGGCGCCGAGCTGGCTCAGGCCCCTGTCTGGAAAGGCAGCACCAATCAAGTCAAGGCCGGCCTGGCTGAAGACCTGACCATGACCCTGCCAAAAGGCCAGCTGAAAAAGCTCGCCGCCAGCATGACCATGAACCCGCAACTGGTTGCGCCTATCGCCAAGGGCGACGTAATCGGTAAAGTCGAAGTGAAACTGGACGACAAAGTGGTGCATAGCGCCGACCTGATCGCCCTGGACGCTGTCGAGGAGGGTGGTATCTTCCGCCGCATGTGGGATAGCATCCGTCTATTCTTCTACGGCTTGTTCAACTGA
- a CDS encoding DUF493 domain-containing protein, with amino-acid sequence MTDTEVKAPKIEFPSNDYPIKVIGDTIVDIKQKIIDIVKKHATINDEKVDERQSSNGKYTTIQLHIIATGQDQLYDINSELRATGFVHMVL; translated from the coding sequence ATGACAGATACCGAAGTAAAGGCGCCAAAGATCGAATTTCCTTCCAATGATTACCCGATTAAAGTGATCGGCGACACCATTGTGGACATCAAGCAAAAGATCATCGATATCGTTAAGAAGCACGCAACGATCAACGATGAAAAGGTGGACGAACGCCAGAGCAGCAACGGCAAGTACACCACCATCCAGTTGCACATCATCGCCACCGGTCAAGACCAGCTGTACGACATCAACAGCGAACTGCGGGCTACCGGTTTCGTGCACATGGTGCTGTGA
- the lipB gene encoding lipoyl(octanoyl) transferase LipB yields MSGTLGFRELGQMAYEPVWHAMQRFTNERGSNAADEIWLVEHPPVFTQGQAGKAEHLLLPGDIPVVQVDRGGQVTYHGPGQLVAYLLLDVRKLGFGVRDLVTRMEHCLIELLASYGVTAAAKPDAPGVYVNGAKIASLGLRIRHGCSFHGLALNVDMNLEPFRRINPCGYAGLAMTQLSDHAGSIEFAEVSARLRAQLVKHLDYAEQTTLTGGID; encoded by the coding sequence ATGTCTGGCACGCTGGGCTTTCGCGAGCTCGGCCAGATGGCTTACGAGCCGGTCTGGCATGCCATGCAACGCTTCACCAACGAACGCGGCAGCAATGCCGCGGACGAGATCTGGCTGGTCGAACACCCGCCGGTGTTCACCCAGGGTCAGGCCGGCAAGGCCGAGCACTTGCTGCTGCCGGGGGATATCCCGGTGGTGCAGGTCGATCGCGGTGGTCAGGTGACTTACCACGGTCCCGGCCAGTTGGTGGCCTACCTGTTGCTCGACGTGCGCAAACTGGGTTTCGGCGTGCGTGACCTGGTCACCCGCATGGAGCACTGCCTGATCGAGCTGCTGGCCAGCTATGGCGTGACCGCAGCGGCCAAGCCTGATGCGCCGGGTGTCTATGTCAATGGGGCGAAAATCGCCTCCCTGGGTCTGCGGATCCGCCACGGTTGTTCCTTTCATGGCCTGGCCCTGAACGTGGACATGAACCTGGAACCGTTTCGACGGATTAATCCCTGCGGCTACGCCGGGCTGGCGATGACCCAGCTGAGCGATCACGCAGGATCGATTGAATTTGCCGAGGTAAGTGCCCGGCTGCGCGCGCAGCTCGTCAAACACCTCGACTATGCTGAGCAGACGACCCTAACGGGCGGAATCGACTGA
- the lipA gene encoding lipoyl synthase, protein MTTDAVQTMIPTLDVTERPAPRAKVEAGVKLRGAEKVARIPVKIIPTTELPKKPDWIRVRIPVSPEVDRIKALLRKHKLHSVCEEASCPNLGECFSGGTATFMIMGDICTRRCPFCDVGHGRPKPLDVNEPESLAIAIADLKLKYVVITSVDRDDLRDGGAQHFADCIREIRKLSPNVQLETLVPDYRGRMDVALEITAAEPPDVFNHNLETVPRLYKAARPGSDYQWSLTLLQRFKQMMPHIPTKSGLMLGLGETDEEVIEVMKRMREHDIDMLTLGQYLQPSRSHLPVERFVHPDTFAWFAEEGYKMGFKNVASGPLVRSSYHADEQAKLVKAELMSSL, encoded by the coding sequence ATGACTACTGATGCAGTGCAAACCATGATCCCGACGCTGGATGTTACCGAGCGTCCGGCCCCGCGTGCCAAGGTTGAAGCCGGCGTCAAGCTGCGCGGCGCCGAGAAGGTTGCACGTATCCCGGTAAAGATCATTCCGACCACCGAACTGCCGAAAAAACCTGACTGGATCCGCGTGCGCATCCCGGTTTCGCCGGAAGTCGACCGCATCAAGGCCCTGCTGCGCAAACACAAGCTGCACAGCGTGTGCGAAGAGGCGTCCTGCCCGAACCTCGGCGAGTGCTTCTCCGGCGGCACCGCGACCTTCATGATCATGGGCGACATCTGCACCCGTCGCTGCCCGTTCTGCGACGTTGGCCACGGTCGTCCGAAGCCTCTGGACGTCAATGAGCCGGAAAGCCTGGCCATCGCCATCGCCGACCTGAAACTCAAGTACGTGGTGATCACCTCGGTCGACCGCGACGACCTGCGTGACGGCGGTGCCCAGCACTTTGCCGACTGCATCCGCGAGATCCGCAAACTGTCGCCGAACGTGCAGCTCGAAACTCTGGTCCCGGACTACCGTGGCCGCATGGACGTTGCGCTGGAAATCACCGCCGCCGAGCCACCGGATGTGTTCAACCACAACCTGGAAACCGTGCCGCGCCTGTACAAGGCTGCGCGTCCGGGTTCGGATTACCAGTGGTCGCTGACCCTGCTGCAACGCTTCAAGCAGATGATGCCGCACATTCCGACCAAGTCCGGCCTGATGCTGGGTCTGGGCGAAACCGACGAAGAAGTCATCGAAGTCATGAAGCGCATGCGCGAACACGACATCGACATGCTGACCCTCGGACAGTACCTGCAACCGTCGCGCAGTCACTTGCCGGTGGAGCGTTTTGTGCATCCGGATACCTTCGCCTGGTTCGCCGAGGAAGGCTACAAAATGGGCTTCAAAAACGTCGCTTCCGGCCCGTTGGTGCGTTCCTCGTACCACGCCGACGAGCAGGCGAAGCTGGTCAAAGCTGAATTGATGTCGTCTCTGTAA
- a CDS encoding S66 peptidase family protein, with translation MTVRPTHTLFPHSAVPALPSEGLIGVIAPAGPAGLDTDKAVAWMRARGYALRIFPGVYEQDGYLAGSDDVRLNDLHAAFADTEVDAIICLRGGYGTPRLLDRIDFELLQNNAKPFIGYSDITALHVAISRYAGFVTFHGPLLNADLLGEKQKPTESSFFNMLRGQVKAGSVLSHPVAWPLTTIEPGIAHGRLLGGNLSMIAATMGTPFEMEAEGVILFIEDINEPLYRIDRLLTHLRLAGTLGKLRGVLVGDVAGVDTFALERLLKQTLEPLRIPVLAGWRSGHCDPNLTLPMGALVRLDAGKKELVLEQDVVVKR, from the coding sequence ATGACTGTTCGACCGACCCACACGCTGTTTCCTCACTCAGCCGTTCCGGCCTTGCCCTCGGAAGGGCTGATCGGCGTGATTGCGCCCGCCGGGCCTGCCGGGCTGGACACCGATAAAGCCGTTGCCTGGATGCGCGCTCGCGGTTATGCGCTGCGGATATTTCCCGGGGTGTACGAACAGGATGGCTACCTGGCCGGCAGCGACGACGTGCGGCTCAATGACTTGCACGCCGCGTTCGCCGACACGGAAGTCGACGCGATCATTTGCCTGCGGGGCGGTTACGGTACGCCGCGTCTGCTCGATCGTATCGATTTCGAATTGCTGCAGAACAACGCCAAGCCGTTTATCGGCTACAGCGACATCACTGCGCTGCACGTGGCGATCAGCCGTTACGCCGGTTTTGTGACCTTTCATGGTCCGCTGCTTAATGCCGATTTGCTGGGCGAGAAGCAAAAACCGACCGAGTCTTCGTTTTTCAACATGCTCAGAGGGCAGGTGAAGGCGGGCAGTGTGCTTTCGCACCCGGTGGCCTGGCCGCTGACCACGATCGAGCCCGGCATCGCTCACGGGCGGTTGCTGGGGGGCAATCTGTCGATGATTGCCGCAACCATGGGCACGCCATTTGAGATGGAGGCTGAAGGCGTCATTCTTTTCATTGAGGACATCAACGAACCGCTGTATCGCATCGACCGCTTGCTGACTCATCTGCGCCTGGCCGGCACGCTGGGCAAGTTGCGCGGCGTGCTGGTGGGCGATGTGGCGGGGGTTGATACGTTTGCGCTGGAGCGGTTGCTCAAGCAGACGCTCGAGCCGTTGCGGATACCGGTGTTGGCCGGGTGGCGCAGCGGGCACTGCGATCCGAACCTGACGTTGCCGATGGGCGCGCTGGTTCGGCTGGATGCGGGGAAGAAGGAATTGGTGTTGGAACAGGATGTGGTCGTCAAGCGGTAG
- a CDS encoding lytic murein transglycosylase has product MPLCISRRWPLRQLIAASSLILLVACAEKPTAADAQPLQTLPVSTAPAVIPPVVPTGENLDLQPTQTFAEWQAGFRKDALTAGIRADLFDRAFANVSLDTSVIRADRSQPEFSRPVWEYLDGALSPLRVRKGQALVGQYADILQSIEQRYGVDRQALVSVWGMESNFGQFQGNKSVINSLATLAYEGRRPGFAHAQLIAALQILQQGDIEPEKMLGSWAGAMGQTQFIPTTFNTHAVDFDGDGRRDIWGSPADALASTAHYLQSSGWQKGQPWGFEVQLPGSFNYVLADGTIRKSVAEWQQLGVSLPNGAQVPAGSEHLSAALLLPAGYRGPAFLVLDNFRAILKYNNSSSYALAVSLLSERFSGGGLINGTWPKDDLPLSRTERIELQSLLSAQNYDAGTADGIIGANTRKAIRSAQQSFGWPADGYPTHKLLEGLRNR; this is encoded by the coding sequence ATGCCCCTTTGTATTTCCCGTCGTTGGCCCCTGCGCCAACTGATCGCTGCCTCCAGCCTCATTTTGCTTGTCGCCTGCGCGGAAAAACCGACCGCCGCCGACGCCCAGCCGCTTCAGACCCTTCCCGTATCGACAGCCCCTGCGGTCATTCCGCCCGTGGTGCCGACCGGTGAAAACCTCGACCTCCAGCCCACCCAGACCTTCGCCGAATGGCAGGCGGGTTTCCGCAAAGACGCGCTAACCGCCGGCATCCGCGCCGATCTGTTCGACCGCGCCTTCGCCAATGTCAGCCTCGACACCAGCGTGATCCGTGCCGATCGCAGCCAACCCGAGTTCTCCCGCCCGGTGTGGGAATACCTCGATGGCGCCCTGTCGCCGCTGCGGGTACGCAAAGGTCAGGCGCTGGTCGGCCAATACGCTGACATTCTGCAAAGCATCGAGCAGCGCTACGGCGTTGATCGCCAGGCCTTGGTGTCGGTGTGGGGCATGGAGAGTAATTTCGGGCAGTTCCAGGGCAACAAGTCAGTGATCAACTCCCTGGCGACCCTGGCCTACGAAGGCCGGCGTCCGGGCTTTGCTCATGCGCAACTGATCGCCGCCCTGCAAATCCTGCAACAAGGCGATATCGAACCGGAGAAAATGCTCGGTTCCTGGGCCGGCGCCATGGGTCAGACCCAGTTCATCCCGACCACCTTCAACACCCACGCCGTGGATTTCGACGGTGACGGCCGCCGCGACATCTGGGGCAGCCCGGCCGATGCGCTGGCCTCGACGGCGCACTATCTGCAAAGCTCCGGCTGGCAGAAAGGTCAACCGTGGGGCTTTGAAGTGCAGCTACCAGGCAGTTTCAACTACGTCCTGGCCGACGGCACGATTCGCAAGAGCGTCGCCGAATGGCAACAGTTGGGGGTCTCGCTGCCTAATGGCGCCCAGGTTCCGGCAGGTTCCGAACACCTGTCCGCCGCCCTGCTGCTGCCGGCCGGTTATCGTGGCCCGGCGTTCCTGGTGCTCGACAACTTCCGCGCAATCCTCAAGTACAACAACTCGTCGTCTTATGCATTGGCGGTGAGCCTGTTGTCCGAGCGCTTCAGTGGCGGCGGCCTGATCAATGGCACGTGGCCAAAAGATGACTTGCCGTTAAGCCGCACCGAGCGAATCGAACTGCAAAGCCTGCTGAGTGCGCAGAATTACGATGCGGGCACGGCTGACGGGATCATCGGCGCGAACACTCGCAAGGCGATCCGCAGTGCACAACAGTCGTTTGGCTGGCCGGCGGATGGGTATCCGACGCACAAGCTGCTTGAAGGCCTGCGTAACCGCTAA
- the arfA gene encoding alternative ribosome rescue factor ArfA, protein MSKKPSKHGPNKAKSIIAQPLFRSRQERAGKGKGSYRREAFQSNSWEASYFLAA, encoded by the coding sequence ATGAGCAAAAAGCCATCCAAGCATGGCCCCAACAAGGCCAAATCCATCATCGCCCAGCCACTGTTCCGCAGCCGTCAGGAACGAGCCGGCAAGGGCAAAGGCAGCTACCGCCGCGAAGCCTTCCAGTCTAATAGCTGGGAGGCTTCTTACTTTCTGGCGGCCTGA
- the holA gene encoding DNA polymerase III subunit delta has product MKLAPAQLAKHLQGALAPVYVISGDDPLLCQEAADAIRAAARQQGFDERQVFAADASFDWGTLLQAGASMSLFAEKRLLELRLPSGKPGDKGAAAFIEYCSRPAEDTVLLISLPKLDGSAQKTKWGKALVEGQQTQFVQIWPVDANQLPSWIRQRLSQAGLSASQDAVELIAARVEGNLLAAAQEIEKLKLMAEGGQITVETVQAAVADSARFDVFGLTDAILNGEAAHALRILEGLRGEGVEPPVILWALARELRLLANLSLQYSQGVPLDKAFSQARPPVWDKRKPLMSKALQRYPAQRWAQLLLEAQRIDAQIKGQAAGSPWMSLSRLSLLMAGQRLSLPAE; this is encoded by the coding sequence ATGAAACTCGCCCCCGCCCAACTCGCCAAACACCTGCAAGGTGCCCTCGCGCCGGTCTACGTCATCAGCGGCGATGACCCGTTGCTGTGCCAGGAAGCCGCCGACGCCATTCGTGCCGCCGCTCGCCAACAGGGTTTCGACGAACGCCAGGTCTTCGCCGCCGACGCCAGTTTCGACTGGGGGACGTTGCTGCAAGCCGGTGCAAGCATGTCGCTGTTCGCTGAAAAGCGCCTGCTGGAGCTGCGGTTGCCATCCGGCAAACCCGGTGACAAAGGCGCCGCTGCCTTCATCGAGTACTGCTCGCGCCCGGCCGAAGACACGGTGCTGCTGATCAGCCTGCCCAAGCTGGATGGCAGTGCACAGAAGACCAAGTGGGGCAAGGCGCTGGTCGAAGGGCAGCAGACGCAGTTCGTGCAGATCTGGCCGGTGGATGCCAACCAGTTGCCCAGCTGGATTCGTCAACGGTTGTCCCAGGCCGGGCTTTCCGCCAGCCAGGACGCCGTGGAACTGATTGCCGCGCGGGTCGAGGGCAACCTGCTGGCCGCCGCCCAGGAAATCGAAAAACTCAAGCTGATGGCCGAAGGTGGACAGATCACCGTCGAAACCGTGCAAGCAGCAGTGGCCGACAGTGCGCGCTTCGATGTGTTTGGCCTGACCGACGCGATTCTCAACGGCGAAGCCGCCCATGCCCTGCGCATCCTTGAAGGGTTGCGGGGTGAAGGCGTCGAGCCACCGGTGATTCTCTGGGCGCTGGCCCGGGAGCTGCGTCTGCTGGCCAACCTTTCGCTGCAATACAGCCAGGGTGTGCCGCTGGACAAAGCCTTCAGCCAGGCTCGACCGCCGGTCTGGGACAAGCGCAAACCGCTGATGAGCAAAGCCCTGCAACGCTATCCGGCGCAACGCTGGGCGCAGTTGTTGCTGGAAGCGCAGCGGATTGATGCGCAGATCAAGGGTCAGGCTGCCGGGTCACCGTGGATGAGTTTGAGTCGGTTGTCGTTGTTGATGGCAGGCCAGAGATTGTCGCTACCCGCCGAGTGA
- a CDS encoding LPS-assembly lipoprotein LptE, translated as MIKRNLLVMGLAVLLSACGFQLRGTGTNEMAIRELDLSARNAYGETVTQLRQVLQSSGVKVYAGAPYKLVLTDEQENQRILSYAGAGRTGEYQVSTVLSYDIRGAQGLPLLSDKLEVQKMFIHDGNNLVGSDQEANTARTETRRELVQRMMLRLSQLTPTQLDQLQQTADAKAKAEAQALEAAQKAEAETPRQSPIEIPQQ; from the coding sequence ATGATCAAACGCAATTTGCTGGTGATGGGCCTCGCGGTCCTGTTGAGCGCCTGCGGGTTCCAGCTGCGCGGCACCGGCACCAATGAAATGGCGATCAGGGAGCTCGATCTGAGCGCCCGCAACGCCTACGGCGAAACCGTGACGCAATTGCGTCAGGTACTGCAAAGCAGCGGCGTCAAGGTTTACGCCGGAGCGCCGTACAAGCTTGTGTTGACGGATGAGCAGGAAAACCAGCGCATCCTCAGCTACGCCGGTGCCGGCCGTACTGGCGAGTATCAGGTGAGCACCGTGCTGAGCTACGACATCCGGGGTGCGCAAGGCCTGCCGCTGCTGAGCGACAAGCTCGAAGTGCAGAAGATGTTCATCCACGACGGCAACAACCTGGTGGGTTCCGACCAGGAAGCCAATACGGCTCGCACAGAAACCCGTCGCGAGTTGGTTCAACGCATGATGCTGCGCCTGTCACAACTCACGCCGACTCAGTTGGATCAGTTGCAACAGACCGCCGACGCCAAGGCAAAAGCCGAAGCCCAGGCACTGGAAGCGGCGCAGAAAGCTGAAGCGGAAACCCCGCGTCAGTCGCCTATCGAAATCCCGCAGCAATAA